Proteins from one Panicum virgatum strain AP13 chromosome 7K, P.virgatum_v5, whole genome shotgun sequence genomic window:
- the LOC120640797 gene encoding uncharacterized protein LOC120640797: MAAEGGGGGSGGQEAFEARVKRLFGSRLFDAVPDSSFPAASWSVASGDVERRRWAKPSEARDAEEEAAGEAGRGDTPCASAFYDANGCLRGGRRRRSRQEEFEGDLDDLDEDDEEEEGMDRGRKTAEEDEEEGVRVSIGLDPTLDREEEEDRYDREAFGREDAADRVYMNDIMDDGINMSINSIVPDLLDDSIEDMYRFLKDPRADIRAASARLREDDGLAKDGNSHYAAQAKDLPTVGMQIKKAVEDVNVKPILKRKEEQANLKPRKRVRFDASVKDPESDMFEHDEDSPMVPQSMDVVTEKENTSTPSETPGVPDYIRNPSKYTRYTLDVPESNDTSNKRALADLHDLLGKSDPNKIHSGTPAEIPSSVTFIPRKKSVDAMAVDEGPRTSDSTSSVIGMVAEASDETDQCEMDEDDSKASSTPQMHTHSKASSRRYRSIRTDGDDE; this comes from the exons atggcggcggagggcggcggcggcggcagcggggggcAGGAGGCGTTCGAGGCGCGGGTGAAGCGCCTCTTCGGGTCGCGCCTCTTCGACGCCGTCCCGGACTCGTCCTTCCCGGCGGCGTCCTGGTCCGTGGCCTCGGGCGACgtggagcgccgccgctgggCGAAGCCGTCGGAGGCCCgcgacgcggaggaggaggccgcgggggaggccggccgcggGGACACGCCCTGCGCCTCCGCGTTCTACGACGCCAACGGCTGCctccgcggcgggcggaggcgcagGTCCAGGCAGGAGGAGTTCGAGGGGGACCTCGACGACCTggatgaggacgacgaggaggaggagggtatGGACAGGGGGAGGAAGAcggccgaggaggacgaggaggagggggtTAGGGTTAGCATCGGCCTCGACCCAACTCTGGATCGAGAG gaggaggaggacaggTATGACAGAGAGGCCTTTGGTAGAGAGGATGCTGCAGACCGTGTGTACATGAACGATATAATGGATGATGGCATAAACATGAGCATCAACAGTATAGTCCCTGACCTCCTTGATGATTCCATTGAAGACATGTACCGTTTCTTGAAGGATCCTCGGGCAGACATCAGGGCAGCATCTGCAAGACTAAGAGAAGACGATGGTTTGGCTAAAGATGGTAACTCTCACTATGCCGCTCAAGCCAAGGATCTCCCTACTGTAGGAATGCAGATAAAGAAAGCTGTGGAGGATGTCAATGTAAAACCTATActgaagaggaaggaggagcaaGCCAATTTAAAACCAAGGAAACGTGTCAGGTTTGATGCTAGTGTTAAGGATCCAGAGTCAGATATGTTTGAACATGATGAAGATTCTCCAATGGTTCCTCAATCCATGGATGTAGTCACAGAGAAGGAGAACACGTCCACTCCATCTGAGACTCCTGGGGTTCCTGACTACATAAGGAACCCTTCAAAGTACACACGTTACACCCTGGATGTACCAGAGTCTAACGATACCTCTAACAAGAGAGCTCTTGCAGATCTGCATGATCTGTTAGGGAAATCAGATCCCAACAAGATACATTCTGGGACCCCTGCTGAGATTCCTAGCTCAGTCACGTTCATTCCCCGCAAGAAGtcagttgatgcgatggcagtGGATGAGGGTCCCAGAACTAGCGATTCCACCTCATCTGTAATTGGTATGGTGGCAGAAGCCTCTGATGAAACTGATCAGTGTGAGATGGATGAAGATGACagcaaagcatcatcaacaccaCAGATGCATACGCACTCAAAGGCGAGCTCCCGCCGTTACAGGTCAATTAGAactgatggtgatgatgagtGA
- the LOC120640798 gene encoding trihelix transcription factor ASR3-like isoform X2, with protein sequence MSNAGEARGVGTGRGSRLPRWTRQEILVLIEGKRVVERSGRGRGRGRARGGAGAGAEPTKWAAVADYCRRHGVDRGPVQCRKRWSNLAGDYKKIREWERGLAARKEASFWAMRNDARRERRLPGFFDREVYDILEGRAVGNAAAARPVVVDVESKAEVAAALDGGRGAGLFSSSEDEDDQEDDAATPSPTPTATPAPAPAPAALPASEKTTDVPRQESSEQGTSKRKQPEQIAEDSPAQCGQKRQRSDDTTSGRTAMNLQGQLVEILDRSSQMVAAQLEAQNINSRLDREQRKDQVSSLLGVLGKVADALYRIADKL encoded by the exons aTGTCGAACGCCGGCGAGGCCCGAGGCGTGGGGACCGGGCGCGGGTCGCGGCTGCCGCGGTGGACGCGGCAGGAGATCCTGGTGCTCATCGAGGGGAAGCGGGTGGTGGAGCggagcgggcgcgggcgcggccgggggcgggccaggggcggcgccggcgccggcgcggagccGACCAagtgggcggcggtggcggactaCTGCCGGCGCCACGGCGTCGACCGCGGGCCCGTGCAGTGCCGCAAGCGCTGGAGCAACCTCGCCGGCGACTACAAGAAGATCAGGGAGTGGGAGCGCGGCCTCGCGGCCAGGAAAGAGGCCTCCTTCTGGGCCATGCGCAACGACGCGCGCCGGGAGAGGCGCCTCCCGGGCTTCTTCGACCGCGAGGTCTACGACATCCTCGAGGGGCGCGCCGTCGgtaatgcggcggcggcgcgccctgTGGTGGTGGACGTGGAGAGcaaggcggaggtggcggcggcgctcgacggtGGCCGCGGGGCCGGGCTGTTCTCGTCGTCTGAGGACGAGGATGATCAAGAAGACGATGCGGCCACGCCAAGCCCCACACCGACggccacgccggcgccggcgccggcgccggcggccttaCCCGCCTCCG AGAAGACGACTGATGTGCCCAGACAAGAGAGCTCCGAGCAAG GCACATCAAAAAGAAAGCAGCCGGAGCAAATTGCTGAGGACTCACCAGCGCAGTGTGGGCAGAAGAGGCAGCGCAGCGACGACACCACCTCTGGACGAACCGCCATGAACCTGCAGGGGCAGCTGGTTGAGATCCTAGACCGGAGTAGCCAGATGGTGGCAGCACAGCTGGAGGCGCAGAACATCAACAGCCGATTGGACAGGGAGCAGAGGAAGGACCAGGTGAGCAGCCTGCTTGGTGTGCTCGGCAAGGTGGCCGATGCTCTCTACAGAATTGCTGATAAGCTGTAG
- the LOC120640798 gene encoding trihelix transcription factor ASR3-like isoform X1: MSNAGEARGVGTGRGSRLPRWTRQEILVLIEGKRVVERSGRGRGRGRARGGAGAGAEPTKWAAVADYCRRHGVDRGPVQCRKRWSNLAGDYKKIREWERGLAARKEASFWAMRNDARRERRLPGFFDREVYDILEGRAVGNAAAARPVVVDVESKAEVAAALDGGRGAGLFSSSEDEDDQEDDAATPSPTPTATPAPAPAPAALPASEKTTDVPRQESSEQAGTSKRKQPEQIAEDSPAQCGQKRQRSDDTTSGRTAMNLQGQLVEILDRSSQMVAAQLEAQNINSRLDREQRKDQVSSLLGVLGKVADALYRIADKL, translated from the exons aTGTCGAACGCCGGCGAGGCCCGAGGCGTGGGGACCGGGCGCGGGTCGCGGCTGCCGCGGTGGACGCGGCAGGAGATCCTGGTGCTCATCGAGGGGAAGCGGGTGGTGGAGCggagcgggcgcgggcgcggccgggggcgggccaggggcggcgccggcgccggcgcggagccGACCAagtgggcggcggtggcggactaCTGCCGGCGCCACGGCGTCGACCGCGGGCCCGTGCAGTGCCGCAAGCGCTGGAGCAACCTCGCCGGCGACTACAAGAAGATCAGGGAGTGGGAGCGCGGCCTCGCGGCCAGGAAAGAGGCCTCCTTCTGGGCCATGCGCAACGACGCGCGCCGGGAGAGGCGCCTCCCGGGCTTCTTCGACCGCGAGGTCTACGACATCCTCGAGGGGCGCGCCGTCGgtaatgcggcggcggcgcgccctgTGGTGGTGGACGTGGAGAGcaaggcggaggtggcggcggcgctcgacggtGGCCGCGGGGCCGGGCTGTTCTCGTCGTCTGAGGACGAGGATGATCAAGAAGACGATGCGGCCACGCCAAGCCCCACACCGACggccacgccggcgccggcgccggcgccggcggccttaCCCGCCTCCG AGAAGACGACTGATGTGCCCAGACAAGAGAGCTCCGAGCAAG CAGGCACATCAAAAAGAAAGCAGCCGGAGCAAATTGCTGAGGACTCACCAGCGCAGTGTGGGCAGAAGAGGCAGCGCAGCGACGACACCACCTCTGGACGAACCGCCATGAACCTGCAGGGGCAGCTGGTTGAGATCCTAGACCGGAGTAGCCAGATGGTGGCAGCACAGCTGGAGGCGCAGAACATCAACAGCCGATTGGACAGGGAGCAGAGGAAGGACCAGGTGAGCAGCCTGCTTGGTGTGCTCGGCAAGGTGGCCGATGCTCTCTACAGAATTGCTGATAAGCTGTAG